A single Xenopus laevis strain J_2021 chromosome 3S, Xenopus_laevis_v10.1, whole genome shotgun sequence DNA region contains:
- the lrtm2.S gene encoding leucine-rich repeat and transmembrane domain-containing protein 2, whose translation MRVARRCYPSRWAQGSFVACCLSLCAASSLLSCPSLCKCNISSLQVDCSGRGLTSVPPNIPQDTRTLLLLNNRLSSISGKAFSNLSSLHRLDISNNFLDQLPSQLLSNLGNLTELRLRNNSIRSLDRDLLQGLPLLRRLDLSLNGLSQLPSGLFDDLPTLHWLTLRSNRLQNLDRVTFEPLSNLETIQLGDNPWECDCNLRDFKHWMEWFTYRGGKMDELQCTLPKDLRGRDIRMVPVEMFSYCSQLDDENSPGPSDKPGPPCTKASPAPLEPDPGLDCPQRQRYRPASVRRAIGTVIIAGVVCGVVCIMMVVAAAYGCIYASLMAKYQRELKKRQPLMGDAEGEQEEQRQISSVA comes from the exons TTGTAGCTTGCTGCTTATCTCTCTGTGCTGCCTCCTCCCTCCTTTCCTGCCCCTCTCTGTGTAAGTGCAACATCAGTAGCCTGCAAGTGGACTGCAGTGGAAGGGGTCTCACATCTGTACCACCGAATATCCCCCAGGATACACGCACCTTGCTGCTCCTCAACAACCGCCTAAGCTCAATCTCTGGAAAAGCCTTTTCTAACCTCAGCTCACTTCACCGGTTGGACATCTCCAATAACTTTCTGGACCAGCTGCCCTCACAACTTTTGAGTAACCTGGGAAACCTGACAGAGTTGCGTCTCCGCAACAACAGCATCCGCAGCCTGGACCGTGACCTTCTGCAGGGGCTGCCCCTTCTACGTAGGTTAGATCTATCCCTCAATGGACTCTCACAGTTGCCCTCGGGGCTCTTCGATGACCTCCCTACGTTGCATTGGCTTACTTTGCGCTCCAACCGGCTGCAGAACCTGGACAGGGTGACATTTGAGCCTCTGAGCAACCTTGAGACCATACAACTTGGGGACAACCCCTGGGAATGTGACTGCAACCTTCGAGACTTCAAGCACTGGATGGAGTGGTTCACCTACCGAG GAGGCAAGATGGATGAGCTCCAATGCACTCTTCCCAAGGATCTGCGTGGGAGAGACATCCGCATGGTGCCGGTGGAGATGTTCAGCTATTGCTCACAGCTGGACGACGAGAATAGTCCTGGGCCGTCAGACAAACCGGGTCCTCCATGTACAAAGGCAAGTCCTGCTCCATTAGAGCCAGACCCGGGCCTTGACTGTCCTCAACGACAACGATACCGACCGGCCAGCGTTCGCCGAGCTATTGGCACCGTGATAATTGCCGGAGTGGTGTGCGGCGTGGTCTGTATTATGATGGTTGTGGCGGCCGCTTATGGTTGTATCTATGCCTCTTTAATGGCCAAATACCAGCGGGAGCTGAAGAAGAGACAGCCGCTGATGGGAGATGCAGAGGGAGAGCAAGAGGAACAGAGACAGATCTCCTCGGTGGCATGA